GGCGCGGGCGAGCCGGTCCAGCATATCCGCGGAGGGCGCCCCACCGCGACCCTGTTCGAGCCATGTATACCAGGTGACGCTCACATGGGCACGTTGAGCCACTTCCTCGCGTCGTAAACCGGGCGTACGTCGTCTGGCGGTGGGCAGATCAAAAGTCGCCGGATCCAGCCTGGATCGACGCTCTTTCAGATAGGTGCCAAGCAGGTTCTCGCTCTCTCGGTTTATCGTTCCAGCGTTTGTGATCATTTCGCCCATCCTGTTAGTCGGCCTACCGGTATACCGTCACTACTTTTCAAAGCCGGACGGCAGGCAGAAGATAGCTAAAGCTGCAATCCCCATAGGGGAAGTTTAGAGCACATGCACATGAATCAACAAATAGAAGCGGTAGTGATCAACGAGTACCGAAACAACATGTCCTGATCGCGGCGCAATACCGCTCACGGTGTGTACTCGCTGGCGCAAGCGTCGCATCACCAGATTCAGTAAGGAGAATTAATTGATCGAAACAGACGTCCTGATCGTAGGCTGCGGGCCGGCAGGCCTGACCGCGGCTATCGGGCTCGCGCGTGAGGGTGTGCGCGTGATTGCTATCACAAAGTATGCGCAACTTGCTCCGACGGCGCGCGCACATTGCACTAATCAGCGCTCTTTCGAAATCTTCCGAGATTTCGGTATCGAGGCGCAGGCAATGGCCTCGGCTACCCCGTACACAGAAATGCCAAACTTCACGTATCTTCGTTCTCTTTCCTCTGATGTCGAGTTTGCTCGGTTGAAGGGTTTGCAGCTCGATGATGAGGACAACCTCAACGCCAGTCCGTGCACCATTGCCGATTTGCCGCAGAATCTCTTGGAACCGATCTTGCTCACAGCAGCGACGCAACAGGGAGCGCAAGTTCGTTTTCAAACGGAACTCACGACGTTTGACCAGAATGAAACCGGGGTTACGGCTGTCGTCAGGGATCTCTTGACGGGCCAGGACCTAACAATTCGTGCCCGCTACCTGATTGGTGCCGATGGTGGGAATAGTAGCGTTGCGAAAGCTCTTGAATTGCCTTTCGATGGGCCTGGAAGACTCGGAGGGAGCCTCAGTATTCACTTTGATTGTGACCTTTCGGAATACACGGCCTACAGGCCCAGCCATATCTTCTACATCCTCCGGAGTTCCACCGACAAGGGAGGTCCAGGTCTCGGTCTTCTCATCTGTTTCCGGCCGTGGAATACCTGGCAGTTCATTAAGGGCTACACCGCCGGGCAGGAGACACCACACTTGACGACGACGGAGGCCGTCGATGTGATCCGCGATTATCTTGGTATTCCAGAGATCGAACCCAAGGTGACCTCTATTGGGAAGTGGGATCTCAACTCCCTCTGCGCTTCGTTGTATCAGCGCGGTCGTGTTTTCTGCATGGGAGACGCAGTCCATCGGCACGTACCATCCAACGGTCTAGGCTCCAACTGCGCGATGCAGGATGCATACAATCTCGCTTGGAAGCTCGCGCTCGTCTTGCGCGACCATGCGGGCGCCGGCCTCCTTGAGAGTTATAGCCAAGAGCGCGTTCCCGTAGGGCAGCAGTACGTTGCGCGCGCAACCAAAAGCATGCAACTTCACCGGCCTTTGCTCGAAGCGATCGGGCTAGCGGATCCTAATAGACCGGAGGGAGATGGTGACTTGGCGCGGATTGCTGCAAATTCAACTGACGGCGCTGCTCGTCGACGCGGGATCCAGGAAACTATGCATGCGAAGATCCATGAAGTCCGTGCTCGGGGTCTCGAACTCAATCACGTGTATCAATCCGTTGCCGTGATCGACGAGAGACAGCAACCCAAGGATACCGGCCGCGATCTCGAGCTGTATGCCCGCGCGACAACCTGCCCGGGCGCGCATTTGCCGCATGCGTGGGTACAGCGGTCAGGGCACGAAGTCTCCACGCTGGACTTGGTAGGACAAGGGCGCTTCACACTTTTGACAGGCATTGGTGGCGATGAGTGGATCGGTGCGGCAAAAGCCGTCGCGGAGCGCTTCGGTCTAAACATCGCCGCAGTCAAAATCGGACCGGGGTGCGAAGTTACCGATCTACACCATGAGTGGGCAGAGCGGAGAGAGATCGCAGAAAATGGATGTCTTCTGGTCCGACCGGACGCGCACATCGCCTGGCGACGCATGTCCACGGACACAGATCCTGAAGGAGCCTTGACGGATGCGGTAGCACGGATACTTGATCGACAGGCTTAACTTCAAGAACTTGTGGATTCGCACTTCCCCTTCAAAGCTCGTCCCTCCCCGCGAACCATGGCATCACCGACGGTCGCTCCTGCATAACTTGTACTTCTTGCAAGAGCGACCGCAATCCTCGGCGCGGGCAGGTGGCCCAATGTTCAACCGTCTCCGCACTTTCGCTTGTTCATCTCAGTTGTGCCGCCTTCCGGCGGTTTCGGCCAACCCCTAAGGATCGCGCGCAGATCTTCTTCCCCAAGCTGCTGTACTCTAAGCACGGCGCGTTGGGAGATTACCGCACAGGCCCTACCAAGCATTCCATGGATATGGACAGCTGGCTCTACGTTCAGCCAGCGTGCTTTCTCATGTGACCTAGAAGCAATGATCCCTCTAAGCTGAAGCAATGACTCGTTTTCCGTTTTGCATCTCTTTGCTAATGTCGGGTGCAACTCACTTCAACCGCATAAACGCAAAATTCTCCCGTTCCCGCTTGTTCACCTCCACTGTGCCGTCCACCCGGTATCGACCAATACCCAGCGATCGCGAGCAGATCTTCTTCTATTTCAACTATCACCACCACACAGCCGCAGACACCTTGGACAAACACCATCTGGCCGAGAACGCGGCTGTGATCGCTGTGACCGCCTACGCGCTTGCTGATGCGTCAACACCGGCACCGCGCGCAAAATGACAAAGGGGTTTGGGAACGATCCCTCATCGCACTGAGTCAATCGGCGAGTTGATCAAAGAGCTTAGTACGCTCGCTCTGTCTAACCGTTGCGGTGCTGAACATCACCGAAGCGCAATGGAGAGCTTCCGTTCCGGGGCGTGTGCCCGGCACGGATTTGGCGACACTCCCGAAAAATCATTCATCGCTCGTTTAGCAAAGAAACGAGAGGACTGCAGAAACTCGGACGTCATCTGTGCAAAGTGAGCTAGGGTATGGCCAAATTGTGAACGCTTCGCCATCACACCTTGTCACAGAACCTGAAGCTGCGGACTACACGCGTACCGTCAAATTGTCT
This DNA window, taken from Granulicella sibirica, encodes the following:
- a CDS encoding FAD-dependent monooxygenase, translating into MIETDVLIVGCGPAGLTAAIGLAREGVRVIAITKYAQLAPTARAHCTNQRSFEIFRDFGIEAQAMASATPYTEMPNFTYLRSLSSDVEFARLKGLQLDDEDNLNASPCTIADLPQNLLEPILLTAATQQGAQVRFQTELTTFDQNETGVTAVVRDLLTGQDLTIRARYLIGADGGNSSVAKALELPFDGPGRLGGSLSIHFDCDLSEYTAYRPSHIFYILRSSTDKGGPGLGLLICFRPWNTWQFIKGYTAGQETPHLTTTEAVDVIRDYLGIPEIEPKVTSIGKWDLNSLCASLYQRGRVFCMGDAVHRHVPSNGLGSNCAMQDAYNLAWKLALVLRDHAGAGLLESYSQERVPVGQQYVARATKSMQLHRPLLEAIGLADPNRPEGDGDLARIAANSTDGAARRRGIQETMHAKIHEVRARGLELNHVYQSVAVIDERQQPKDTGRDLELYARATTCPGAHLPHAWVQRSGHEVSTLDLVGQGRFTLLTGIGGDEWIGAAKAVAERFGLNIAAVKIGPGCEVTDLHHEWAERREIAENGCLLVRPDAHIAWRRMSTDTDPEGALTDAVARILDRQA